A DNA window from Micromonospora sp. NBC_01739 contains the following coding sequences:
- the istB gene encoding IS21-like element helper ATPase IstB produces the protein MTITPLRVTGAAGDPLTEAIELTRRLKLPHLRRAMADLIPTAKAQRWDPAEVVRVLLAEEAAGRDQANLRTRRKRAAFPAGKTFGDWDEQASSIPRPTQDALRSLEWVQRKENLSICGPSGTGKSHFCEALGQAAVEAGMTVAWFTIEDLGVMVRRHRPDDSVARAMTRLIRTDLIIIDDIGLLPVSPDAAEGFYRLVDAAYERRSLAVSSNLHPSGFDEIMPKTLATATVDRLLHHAHVVVTQGDSYRFNQATAGQGVKALH, from the coding sequence GTGACCATCACCCCGTTGCGGGTCACCGGCGCGGCCGGTGACCCGCTGACCGAAGCGATCGAGCTCACCCGCCGGCTGAAACTGCCGCACCTGCGCCGGGCCATGGCCGACCTCATCCCCACCGCGAAAGCGCAACGCTGGGACCCAGCAGAAGTCGTGCGCGTGCTCCTCGCCGAAGAGGCAGCCGGCCGGGACCAGGCCAACCTGCGCACCCGCCGCAAACGCGCCGCCTTCCCCGCCGGCAAGACCTTCGGCGACTGGGACGAACAAGCCTCCTCCATCCCGAGGCCGACCCAGGACGCGCTACGCAGCCTGGAATGGGTGCAACGCAAGGAAAACCTATCCATCTGCGGCCCGTCAGGCACCGGCAAGAGCCACTTCTGCGAAGCCCTCGGCCAAGCCGCCGTCGAGGCCGGCATGACCGTCGCCTGGTTCACCATCGAAGACCTCGGCGTCATGGTCCGCCGGCACCGCCCCGACGACTCCGTCGCCCGAGCGATGACCAGACTGATCCGCACCGACCTGATCATCATCGACGACATCGGCCTGCTACCGGTCTCACCCGACGCCGCCGAAGGCTTCTACCGCCTCGTCGACGCCGCCTACGAACGACGCAGCCTCGCGGTCAGCTCGAACCTGCACCCCTCCGGCTTCGACGAGATCATGCCCAAGACCCTGGCCACCGCCACCGTCGACCGGCTCCTGCACCACGCCCACGTCGTCGTGACCCAGGGTGACAGCTACCGGTTCAACCAAGCCACCGCCGGACAAGGCGTCAAAGCCCTGCACTAA
- a CDS encoding APC family permease — protein sequence MGRSGHDPEEDAGSPTFSPSAELPPLSPADLGVLRQVGGRWQVSDTVRVLPVDPQAGEVRSSAVGGAHRAAMLFLPDSPGQLTATPIAERPDTAEGRVLGGLRRLLLGSPLTSASILREKMSKVIALPVLASDLLSSVAYGPEAMLVVLVLAGSGALGLSLPIAAALVVLMLAVGTSYRQTVRAYPHGAGSYLVASDSLGPRAGLAAAAGLVLDYVLTVSVSVSAGVAAVTSALPSLAAYRVPLALAVIGVLLIGNLRGIRVAGNAFAVPTYFFLVAVLGLIAAGFVRAAADGFSVVAPPPTPAVEGLGLLVVLRAFASGATSMTGIEAVSNAVPVFRPTAWRNARTVLTWMVSILIVLFAGLTLLFHLNGLVPRADQTLLSQLARLTFPTGPWYAIIQAATALVLLLAANTAFNDLPRLLYFMARDGYVPRRFLHLGDRLALSNGLIALAVAAAAILVAFGGETHSLIPLYAVGVFLAFTLSQTGMVNHWRHHREPGWRRRAAINGFGATLSAVVLVTAAVTKFTEGAWAVVLAVPLLIYLFLRVRRHYDHVQQALGLHPDHPPSVDPAEDAPPAVVPQQVRHLFLVPVARLNQAALRTLAYVGSLGQPALALHVSPEGTEAERFRTQWDTWGDHIPLEIILSPHRVIIQPLAEYAAALRLHHPDLTLTVVVPEVVVDHPWQRVLHYRTEQRLRRALRRHPGIVVTSLPTHLTR from the coding sequence GTGGGCAGGTCGGGGCACGACCCGGAAGAGGACGCGGGGTCGCCGACCTTCAGCCCGTCCGCCGAACTGCCGCCGCTGTCCCCGGCCGACCTCGGCGTGTTGCGGCAGGTCGGTGGGCGATGGCAGGTCAGCGACACGGTACGGGTGCTGCCGGTGGATCCGCAGGCGGGGGAGGTCCGCTCGTCGGCGGTCGGCGGAGCGCACCGGGCCGCCATGCTCTTCCTGCCGGACTCGCCCGGCCAACTGACCGCCACCCCGATCGCGGAACGACCGGACACCGCCGAAGGGCGGGTCCTCGGCGGACTGCGTCGGCTGCTGCTCGGCTCGCCGCTGACCAGCGCGTCGATCCTGCGGGAGAAGATGTCGAAGGTCATCGCGTTGCCGGTGCTCGCCTCCGACCTGCTCTCCTCGGTGGCGTACGGGCCGGAGGCGATGCTGGTCGTGCTGGTGCTGGCCGGCAGCGGTGCCCTCGGGCTGTCGTTGCCGATCGCGGCGGCCCTGGTGGTGCTGATGCTCGCCGTCGGCACCTCGTATCGGCAGACCGTCCGGGCTTACCCGCACGGCGCCGGGTCGTACCTGGTGGCCAGCGACAGCCTGGGGCCGCGTGCCGGCCTGGCCGCCGCGGCCGGGCTGGTCCTCGACTACGTGCTCACCGTGTCGGTCTCGGTGTCCGCCGGGGTCGCCGCAGTTACCTCGGCGCTGCCTTCCCTCGCCGCATATCGAGTGCCGCTGGCCCTGGCGGTCATCGGGGTACTGCTGATCGGCAACCTGCGCGGCATCCGGGTCGCCGGCAATGCCTTCGCCGTGCCCACGTACTTCTTCCTCGTTGCCGTCCTCGGGCTGATAGCCGCCGGGTTCGTCCGGGCCGCAGCCGACGGATTCAGCGTCGTGGCCCCGCCGCCGACACCTGCGGTGGAAGGGCTCGGTCTGCTGGTCGTGCTGCGGGCCTTCGCCTCCGGGGCCACCTCGATGACCGGCATCGAGGCGGTCTCCAACGCGGTACCGGTGTTCCGTCCCACCGCGTGGCGCAACGCCCGCACCGTGCTGACCTGGATGGTCAGCATCCTGATCGTGCTGTTCGCCGGGCTGACCCTGCTGTTCCACCTCAACGGTCTGGTGCCCCGTGCCGACCAGACCCTGCTGTCGCAGTTGGCCCGGCTGACCTTCCCCACCGGCCCCTGGTACGCGATCATCCAGGCCGCGACGGCGCTGGTGCTGCTGCTGGCGGCGAACACTGCCTTCAACGATCTGCCGCGTCTGCTGTACTTCATGGCCCGCGACGGGTACGTGCCCCGCCGCTTTCTGCACCTGGGCGACCGGCTGGCGCTGAGCAACGGGCTGATCGCCCTCGCGGTCGCCGCCGCGGCGATTCTGGTGGCCTTCGGCGGCGAGACCCACTCCCTGATCCCGCTCTACGCGGTCGGGGTCTTCCTCGCCTTCACCCTCTCCCAGACCGGCATGGTCAACCACTGGCGACACCACCGCGAACCCGGCTGGCGGCGGCGCGCGGCCATCAACGGCTTCGGTGCGACCCTCTCGGCGGTCGTCCTGGTGACCGCCGCGGTCACGAAGTTCACCGAGGGCGCCTGGGCGGTGGTGCTCGCCGTACCCCTGTTGATCTATTTGTTCCTCCGGGTGCGCCGACATTACGACCACGTCCAACAGGCCCTGGGCCTGCACCCCGACCACCCGCCCTCGGTGGACCCGGCCGAGGACGCGCCACCCGCCGTCGTCCCGCAGCAGGTACGGCATCTGTTCCTCGTCCCGGTGGCCCGCCTCAACCAGGCGGCGCTGCGCACCCTCGCCTACGTCGGCTCGCTCGGCCAACCGGCGCTGGCCCTGCATGTCAGCCCCGAGGGTACGGAGGCCGAACGGTTCCGCACCCAGTGGGACACCTGGGGCGACCACATCCCGCTGGAGATCATCCTGTCGCCGCATCGCGTGATCATCCAACCCCTGGCGGAGTACGCTGCCGCGCTGCGGCTGCACCACCCCGACCTGACCCTCACCGTGGTCGTACCGGAGGTGGTGGTCGACCACCCCTGGCAGCGGGTGCTGCACTACCGCACCGAACAGCGACTACGACGGGCCCTGCGCCGCCACCCGGGCATCGTGGTGACCAGCCTGCCCACCCACCTGACCCGCTGA
- a CDS encoding XRE family transcriptional regulator translates to MGIFHWPPTVGTDRELVGMYPRRADLPRAVFREAIARANSRMWFGGYTSYFVWLEVPDAAATLAAKADAGADLRFLLGDPDSPITAERDRLEATPLTLATRIAMTRAEIGKVDAAVPVRLSDRHIAMSVWVFDDEAIVATHIGAGLGQDSVTLHLRRAQDGGVFDRYVEHFESLWADGRPADPQS, encoded by the coding sequence ATGGGGATCTTTCACTGGCCGCCGACAGTAGGGACCGACCGGGAGCTGGTCGGCATGTACCCACGCCGTGCAGACCTGCCCCGAGCGGTCTTCCGTGAGGCGATCGCGCGTGCCAACTCGCGAATGTGGTTCGGCGGGTACACCAGCTACTTTGTGTGGCTGGAAGTGCCCGACGCTGCCGCTACCCTCGCCGCCAAGGCCGACGCCGGGGCCGATCTGCGATTCCTGCTCGGTGACCCCGACAGCCCGATCACGGCCGAGCGTGACCGACTGGAAGCGACTCCGCTCACGTTGGCGACGCGCATCGCGATGACGCGCGCAGAGATCGGCAAGGTCGATGCCGCAGTCCCGGTCCGGCTGTCAGATCGCCACATCGCCATGTCCGTGTGGGTCTTCGACGACGAGGCCATCGTGGCCACTCATATCGGTGCCGGGCTCGGGCAGGACTCGGTGACGCTGCACCTGCGGCGTGCGCAGGACGGCGGAGTATTCGACCGGTACGTGGAGCACTTCGAGTCGCTGTGGGCCGATGGCAGACCCGCCGATCCACAGAGTTGA
- a CDS encoding methyltransferase domain-containing protein: MSSTSERVAPGHVDRVADYYDDNTRRFLLVAESPGSDAIHRGVWTPDVANAAQAMDTVNRLMIERLRGHIPAGTARVLDLGCGVGGTVVRLAQEVGGFISGVTISRVQAEIAAKRLAREGLTDRCQVICADFAELPAEPHYDAMVAVEAVVHSPSFEKLLASLVDRLRPGGRLILCDDWMTEKDRGLAARERCLDQFRAGWRVGSLHTVAELAAMSERAGLRLVEDLDLTAYLHLGRPRDRLIKVAVGATAAVPRLRDRLVEMPFWANMIGGSALQAGLSRRWLEYRLIVLEKA, translated from the coding sequence ATGAGTTCGACATCTGAGCGCGTCGCACCGGGCCATGTTGATCGTGTCGCTGACTACTACGACGACAACACCCGCCGGTTTCTTCTGGTGGCCGAGAGCCCGGGCAGTGACGCTATCCACCGAGGTGTGTGGACCCCGGATGTCGCGAACGCGGCCCAGGCCATGGACACGGTCAATCGCCTGATGATCGAGCGTCTGCGCGGGCACATTCCGGCGGGCACCGCACGGGTGCTCGACCTTGGTTGTGGCGTCGGCGGGACAGTGGTGCGCCTGGCCCAGGAGGTCGGCGGGTTCATCTCCGGGGTGACCATCAGCCGGGTGCAGGCCGAGATCGCCGCGAAACGGCTCGCCCGCGAGGGACTGACCGACCGCTGCCAGGTGATCTGCGCTGACTTCGCCGAGCTGCCCGCCGAGCCGCACTACGACGCGATGGTCGCCGTCGAGGCGGTCGTGCACTCGCCGTCGTTTGAGAAGCTGCTTGCATCCCTGGTGGATCGCCTGCGTCCCGGCGGCCGCCTGATTCTGTGCGACGACTGGATGACCGAGAAGGATCGCGGGCTGGCCGCCCGCGAGCGCTGTCTCGACCAGTTCCGCGCCGGGTGGCGGGTCGGAAGTCTGCACACTGTCGCCGAGTTGGCCGCCATGTCTGAGCGCGCCGGCTTGCGCCTGGTCGAGGATCTGGATCTGACCGCATATCTGCATCTCGGTCGGCCCCGCGACCGCCTCATCAAGGTGGCGGTGGGTGCCACCGCAGCGGTGCCACGGCTCCGTGACCGTCTGGTGGAGATGCCGTTCTGGGCCAACATGATCGGCGGATCGGCGTTGCAGGCGGGATTGTCGCGGCGGTGGCTGGAGTACCGCTTGATCGTGCTGGAAAAGGCATAG
- the istA gene encoding IS21 family transposase, with translation MKCGREIVEILEAYDLTGSYRAAAELAGCDHHTVARYVKLRAEGRSPEERTQRARPIDEFMDKIEELVARSGGRVRADVVHRRITAMGFAGGERTTRRAVAAVKKSWQVGQRRVFRPWIPEPGLWLQFDWGEGPRIGGRRTTLWCAWLPWSRFRVVIPVLDKTLPTVVACLDATLRRLGGVPAYVLTDNEKTITVEHVADIAVRNPEIVQVARHYGMTIRTCVPADPQSKGGAENTVKIAKADLVPTTANLLGQYRTFAELEAACRDFTDEVNARLHRDTRRRPAEALLEERDRLHPLPAQPFTVAFGTTRRVNWDCTISVDGVRYSVPHHLVDTRVWARFHGDELIVTAVGKDGPAEVARHQRAQPGRPSIRDEHYPPRSRQSDTAERVPRARTADEAAFLALGPGAAAWLVEAAAAGIRGVRRKMAEAVALAKLHGVDHVDRALGTAALAGRFADNDLIRILAHQRDDDTPPTRASETHSLQPGTSAWSTFGTTGEQ, from the coding sequence GTGAAATGCGGCAGGGAGATCGTGGAAATCTTGGAGGCGTACGACCTCACGGGTAGTTACCGTGCGGCGGCCGAGCTGGCGGGGTGTGACCATCACACCGTGGCCCGGTATGTGAAGTTGCGGGCCGAGGGGCGCAGCCCTGAGGAGCGGACGCAGCGGGCTCGGCCGATCGACGAGTTCATGGACAAGATCGAGGAGTTGGTGGCCCGTTCGGGTGGCCGGGTCCGTGCCGATGTGGTGCATCGGCGGATCACCGCGATGGGCTTCGCCGGCGGGGAACGCACTACCCGCCGGGCGGTCGCGGCGGTGAAGAAGTCCTGGCAGGTAGGGCAGCGGCGGGTGTTCCGCCCGTGGATCCCCGAGCCCGGTTTGTGGCTGCAGTTCGACTGGGGTGAGGGCCCGCGCATCGGCGGCCGGCGGACCACGTTGTGGTGCGCGTGGCTGCCCTGGTCGAGGTTCCGGGTGGTGATTCCAGTGTTGGACAAGACGCTGCCGACGGTTGTGGCCTGTCTGGACGCCACCCTGCGGCGGTTGGGCGGGGTGCCGGCGTATGTGTTGACCGACAACGAGAAGACGATCACGGTTGAGCACGTCGCGGACATCGCGGTGAGGAATCCGGAGATCGTGCAGGTGGCCCGGCATTACGGGATGACGATCCGCACCTGCGTGCCGGCGGACCCGCAGTCCAAGGGCGGCGCCGAGAACACCGTGAAGATCGCCAAGGCGGACCTGGTCCCCACCACAGCGAACCTGCTCGGCCAGTACCGCACGTTCGCTGAGTTGGAGGCGGCCTGCCGTGACTTCACCGACGAGGTCAACGCCCGCCTGCACCGCGACACCCGCCGTCGTCCGGCCGAAGCCCTGCTGGAGGAACGCGATCGGCTGCACCCGCTGCCGGCGCAGCCGTTCACCGTCGCGTTCGGCACGACCCGCCGGGTGAACTGGGACTGCACCATCTCCGTCGACGGGGTCCGCTACTCGGTCCCGCACCATCTGGTCGACACCCGGGTCTGGGCCCGGTTCCACGGCGACGAACTCATCGTCACCGCCGTCGGCAAGGACGGGCCGGCCGAGGTCGCCCGCCACCAGCGGGCCCAGCCCGGCCGCCCGTCAATCCGAGATGAGCACTACCCGCCCCGATCACGCCAGTCCGACACCGCTGAGCGGGTGCCCCGGGCCCGCACCGCCGACGAGGCCGCGTTCCTCGCCCTCGGCCCCGGCGCCGCCGCCTGGCTGGTCGAAGCCGCAGCCGCCGGCATCCGCGGAGTCCGCCGCAAGATGGCCGAAGCCGTCGCCCTGGCCAAGCTGCACGGCGTTGACCACGTCGACCGGGCCCTCGGCACCGCCGCGTTGGCGGGCCGATTCGCCGACAACGACCTGATCCGCATCCTCGCCCACCAACGCGACGACGACACCCCACCCACTCGGGCCAGCGAAACCCACAGCCTGCAACCAGGCACCTCCGCCTGGTCAACCTTCGGCACGACTGGAGAACAGTGA
- a CDS encoding helix-turn-helix domain-containing protein: protein MARNDDLRQAMATAGLTAADLAERCEVDAKTVERWVSRGRVPHPRSRVRAAAVLGKDVDVLWPEIIRRAAKVGTVNGQSDFPVGGQ from the coding sequence ATGGCGCGAAACGATGACCTCCGGCAAGCGATGGCGACAGCCGGACTCACCGCTGCTGACCTGGCCGAACGCTGCGAAGTGGACGCGAAGACCGTGGAAAGGTGGGTCAGTCGGGGGCGCGTGCCCCATCCCCGCTCAAGGGTGCGTGCGGCCGCGGTGCTGGGCAAAGATGTAGATGTGCTGTGGCCTGAGATCATCCGACGCGCTGCGAAGGTAGGGACTGTCAACGGCCAATCAGATTTCCCCGTAGGCGGCCAGTAG
- a CDS encoding helix-turn-helix domain-containing protein, translating to MTHRRDHNSVPLGRRVAELRAHRGMSQQAFADRLGKSKSWVDKVERGVRRLDRYSVIRDIAEVLRLDPQMLLGPRRPPPTSAGRDGVEAVRAALACYHNRPRRTVAAQQASGQVAYAWMAYQHARYPQLLGALPDLLDATGGTLLVSAYRLTANVLVKLDHPDLAWLAADRAVTTAAGDPTLAAVATVAVAQALRALGHHRIALTAALAAANPADDDTVRGSLYLQAGLAAAGYGDRRNAHDLLDRAAALADRHTGDTDAQHTGCGKAAVQAARSLAAYRLGDTAEAVLRHEHVIRSSGWSRLPPEHRAAHLVDAARMYLDAGQHLRAGQVLLAADRIAPAEVRSRPVARTLLAEIIRGGPAAADVARLATVVGLTH from the coding sequence ATGACCCACCGGCGCGACCACAACTCCGTACCCCTCGGGCGGCGGGTGGCCGAGTTGCGCGCCCACCGGGGCATGAGCCAGCAGGCGTTCGCCGATCGGCTCGGCAAGTCGAAAAGCTGGGTCGACAAGGTCGAACGCGGCGTACGTCGGCTCGACCGGTACTCGGTGATCCGGGACATCGCCGAGGTGCTGCGTCTCGACCCGCAGATGCTGCTCGGCCCCCGCCGACCACCACCGACGTCAGCCGGCCGCGACGGGGTCGAGGCGGTGCGGGCGGCGCTCGCCTGCTACCACAACCGACCCCGGCGCACGGTCGCCGCACAGCAGGCCAGCGGCCAGGTCGCGTACGCCTGGATGGCCTACCAGCACGCCCGCTACCCACAACTGCTCGGTGCCCTGCCCGACCTGCTCGACGCCACCGGCGGCACCCTTCTGGTCTCCGCCTATCGGCTGACCGCCAATGTGCTGGTCAAACTCGACCACCCCGACCTCGCCTGGCTCGCCGCCGACCGGGCGGTCACCACCGCCGCCGGTGACCCCACCCTCGCCGCCGTCGCGACCGTCGCCGTCGCCCAGGCCCTGCGCGCCCTCGGCCACCACCGGATCGCCCTCACCGCCGCCCTGGCCGCAGCGAACCCCGCAGACGACGACACCGTACGCGGCAGCCTCTACCTCCAGGCCGGGCTAGCCGCCGCCGGCTACGGGGACCGCCGCAACGCTCACGACCTGCTGGATCGGGCCGCCGCCCTCGCCGACCGGCACACCGGCGACACCGACGCCCAGCACACCGGCTGTGGGAAGGCTGCCGTCCAGGCGGCTCGGTCCCTGGCCGCGTACCGTCTCGGCGACACCGCCGAGGCGGTGCTACGCCACGAGCATGTCATCCGCAGCAGCGGCTGGTCGCGCCTGCCGCCGGAGCATCGCGCCGCCCACCTCGTCGACGCTGCCCGCATGTACCTCGACGCCGGCCAGCACCTGCGGGCCGGGCAGGTTCTGCTGGCGGCTGACCGGATCGCGCCCGCCGAGGTCCGCAGCCGTCCGGTCGCTCGTACCCTGCTCGCCGAGATCATCCGGGGCGGACCGGCGGCGGCCGACGTCGCGCGACTGGCGACGGTCGTCGGCCTCACCCATTGA
- a CDS encoding DUF6624 domain-containing protein gives MVDVTGAAVEIAENRPECGRHDDNAPTSGTPYRPVPPDVAAELVERMDRDQEARSGVPGQARDDTFWAWACQVDVDNTAWLKQVIDRYGWPRRSDVGPEAADAAWLLAQHADHDLDFQRRCLALLDQAVRDGEAKPRHLAYLTDRVLRAEGRPQRYGTQFWHGPDHTGPLQPQPIEDPEYVDERRHTVGLDTLAEYTARLHTPPPPPTHP, from the coding sequence ATGGTGGATGTGACGGGCGCGGCTGTTGAGATCGCGGAAAATCGTCCGGAGTGTGGCCGGCACGACGACAACGCCCCGACCAGCGGCACCCCTTACCGTCCGGTGCCGCCCGATGTCGCCGCCGAACTGGTCGAGCGGATGGACCGGGACCAGGAGGCACGCTCCGGGGTGCCGGGCCAGGCTCGTGACGACACCTTCTGGGCCTGGGCCTGCCAGGTCGACGTCGACAACACGGCGTGGCTCAAGCAGGTCATCGACCGGTACGGCTGGCCTCGGCGTAGCGACGTCGGGCCGGAGGCGGCCGACGCCGCCTGGCTGCTCGCCCAGCACGCCGACCACGACCTGGACTTCCAGCGCCGCTGCCTGGCCCTGCTCGACCAGGCCGTCCGCGACGGCGAGGCCAAACCCCGCCACCTGGCCTACCTCACCGACCGGGTCCTGCGCGCCGAGGGCAGACCCCAGCGGTACGGCACCCAGTTCTGGCACGGCCCCGACCACACCGGGCCGCTGCAACCCCAGCCGATCGAGGACCCGGAGTACGTCGACGAACGCCGCCACACCGTCGGCCTGGACACCCTCGCCGAATACACCGCCCGCCTGCACACCCCCCCACCCCCACCCACCCACCCCTGA
- a CDS encoding winged helix-turn-helix domain-containing protein, whose protein sequence is MTNKEPPNYQRVVDDLRSRILSGELAPGDKLPTEKELQQRWGYSTTIVKHALTLLRSEGLYLISDMPQTS, encoded by the coding sequence ATGACCAACAAGGAACCGCCGAACTACCAGCGCGTCGTGGACGACCTGCGCTCGCGGATCCTCTCTGGTGAACTGGCTCCGGGCGACAAGCTCCCCACCGAGAAGGAGCTACAGCAGCGGTGGGGCTATTCCACGACCATCGTCAAGCACGCCCTCACCCTGCTGCGCAGCGAAGGGCTTTACCTGATCTCTGACATGCCGCAAACCTCATGA
- a CDS encoding SRPBCC family protein: MRYEQTITVRADQARAWAVLAAVTTWPQWTSSMREVQPLDGDELALGHRFRVKQPGMPALVWRVSALQVGDSFTWETHSPGVRTSGFHRLAANPDGTTSITVGLDQTGPVARLLDLLIGARTRRFLALEAAGLKAASES, encoded by the coding sequence ATGCGGTATGAGCAGACGATCACGGTGCGGGCCGATCAGGCGCGAGCCTGGGCGGTGCTGGCCGCGGTGACCACTTGGCCGCAGTGGACCAGTTCAATGCGGGAGGTGCAGCCGCTCGACGGCGACGAACTGGCGCTCGGGCACCGATTTCGGGTCAAGCAGCCCGGCATGCCGGCCCTGGTCTGGCGGGTCAGCGCGCTACAGGTTGGTGACTCGTTCACTTGGGAGACTCATTCGCCTGGTGTGCGTACCTCCGGGTTCCACCGGCTGGCCGCCAACCCGGACGGCACCACTTCGATCACCGTCGGCCTGGACCAGACCGGGCCAGTGGCGCGACTGCTCGACCTGCTGATCGGCGCCAGGACCCGGCGGTTCCTGGCCCTGGAGGCCGCCGGACTCAAGGCAGCCAGCGAAAGCTGA